The Scyliorhinus torazame isolate Kashiwa2021f chromosome 10, sScyTor2.1, whole genome shotgun sequence genome contains a region encoding:
- the cmtr2 gene encoding cap-specific mRNA (nucleoside-2'-O-)-methyltransferase 2 isoform X2 — translation MNISRKPSLPESGWRRFRASSWGSSRMDRSPSRKRPHVDHSDSSFSVSNEIKELFNKRFTFKNPSDKPWCLSDVGEVQTGESCHSTELQKLKESLNNVKNELGDKELAKWHQHTAFTNRAGKVMSYVRRFMNAELCTQAWCKFHEILGTFHLLPEELCKNENLNTVHLCEAPGAFIASLNHYLRSHRKPWKWQWFANTLNPYNEGNETGTMIMDDRFIVDTLPCWYFGPDNTGDIMVYKYLEGLIKITQPMKTIHLVTADGSFDCQDNPGEQEALVSPLHYCETITALKLLSPKGSFVLKLFTLFERSSVCLLYLLNCCFKQVHVFKPGTSKSGNSEVYAVCLNYEGKDALGDHFNQLELNFGLDVVQKAWFARAAVPDSFLKQLEECCTFFHKRQTETIRENIRLFENMYEADNRQMEGKRHDAARFYLKKFKLCEVARDDWVVKSHARCSLTNQQPTHKKKHSGSYNERQELAGLVWHKRIRKSWLGPEVEQHCSPAHEVGYALMGRKACGKYCDWSIVKGRQLSRLASSPFCDVELLQNMVEAVLEYRNANSEVASHCTYCTLYSRDLVLRKLSSLVRKQEKKSVHCGEAVDCLVIGRPEIFSCLEQPSGLRLSYHEGVSSPSGQCTVLHDGEVGYQKWLLDVVFHVVKECRDGEALILPILSSFTRFTAGLIFLLHHCFRALDFVCPTSSDALGTLAFLLCADFHRPSQEVLDFLEKLIKEVCQLQVSESEQPLQVLEFVPMELLLTGDLMDFLSRLNKAIAKQRLHLLIQAAI, via the exons ATGAACATTAGCCGGAAGCCGTCGCTGCCGGAATCCGGGTGGCGGAGGTTCCGTGCTTCAAGTTGGGG ATCCAGCAGGATGGACAGGTCTCCAAGTCGGAAACGGCCCCATGTGGATCACTCTGACTCGAGCTTTTCTGTTTCAAATGAGATCAAGGAACTTTTCAACAAAAGATTCACCTTCAAAAATCCAAGTGAcaagccttggtgtctgtctgatgTTGGCGAGGTTCAGACGGGTGAGAGCTGCCATTCCACGGAGCTGCAGAAGCTGAAGGAATCGCTTAACAATGTGAAGAATGAGCTGGGCGACAAGGAGCTGGCAAAGTGGCATCAACACACTGCCTTCACCAACCGGGCAGGGAAGGTTATGTCCTACGTCAGGAGGTTCATGAACGCTGAGTTGTGCACACAGGCCTGGTGCAAATTTCACGAGATCCTCGGCACGTTTCACTTGCTCCCAGAGGAGCTGTGTAAGAACGAGAATCTGAACACTGTGCATCTCTGTGAGGCTCCTGGGGCATTCATTGCCAGTCTGAATCACTACCTCAGGTCCCATCGCAAACCATGGAAATGGCAATGGTTCGCCAACACTCTAAACCCCTACAATGAAGGCAATGAGACCGGCACGATGATAATGGACGATCGATTCATTGTAGATACGCTGCCTTGTTGGTATTTTGGCCCTGATAATACAGGAGACATCATGGTCTACAAGTATCTCGAGGGGCTGATAAAAATCACCCAGCCCATGAAGACGATCCACCTGGTGACAGCAGATGGGAGCTTTGACTGTCAGGACAACCCAGGAGAGCAGGAAGCTCTGGTGTCCCCTCTGCATTACTGTGAGACCATCACGGCCTTAAAGCTCCTCAGTCCAAAAGGCTCCTTTGTGTTGAAGTTGTTCACCTTGTTTGAGCGTTCCTCAGTCTGTCTGCTTTACCTGCTTAACTGCTGCTTCAAGCAGGTCCACGTCTTCAAGCCGGGCACCAGCAAGTCGGGAAACTCTGAAGTCTATGCAGTTTGCCTCAACTATGAGGGCAAGGATGCCCTGGGAGATCACTTCAACCAGCTGGAGCTGAACTTTGGACTGGATGTGGTCCAGAAGGCTTGGTTTGCCAGGGCTGCTGTACCGGATTCGTTCTTGAAGCAGTTGGAGGAATGCTGCACTTTCTTCCACAAGCGTCAGACAGAGACCATCCGGGAGAACATCCGGCTATTTGAGAATATGTATGAGGCAGATAACAGGCAAATGGAGGGCAAGCGGCATGATGCTGCTCGATTCTACCTGAAGAAGTTCAAACTGTGCGAAGTGGCCCGTGACGACTGGGTAGTGAAGTCACACGCCAGATGCAGCCTGACTAACCAGCAACCGACTCACAAGAAGAAGCACTCCGGTTCCTATAACGAAAGGCAGGAGCTGGCCGGCCTGGTCTGGCACAAGAGAATACGCAAGAGCTGGCTTGGCCCTGAGGTGGAGCAGCACTGTTCGCCTGCCCATGAGGTTGGCTATGCCCTGATGGGGCGAAAGGCTTGTGGCAAATACTGTGATTGGTCCATCGTGAAAGGCAGGCAACTGAGCAGGCTGGCCTCCTCTCCATTCTGCGATGTGGAGTTGCTGCAGAATATGGTGGAGGCGGTGCTGGAATACAGGAATGCGAATAGTGAGGTTGCGTCCCATTGCACCTACTGCACACTTTATTCTCGAGATCTGGTGCTGCGTAAACTCTCTTCTCTGGTGAGGAAGCAGGAAAAGAAAAGTGTCCATTGTGGGGAAGCGGTGGATTGCCTTGTGATAGGGAGGCCTGAAATCTTCTCTTGCCTGGAGCAGCCCAGCGGTCTCCGGCTGTCGTACCATGAGGGTGTGTCCTCGCCATCCGGTCAGTGCACCGTGCTTCATGATGGAGAAGTCGGGTACCAGAAGTGGCTGCTTGACGTTGTGTTCCATGTTGTGAAGGAGTGTAGAGATGGCGAAGCACTCATTCTCCCCATCCTCTCTTCTTTCACCCGCTTTACCGCTGGCCTGATATTTCTGCTGCATCACTGCTTCCGTGCCCTGGACTTTGTTTGCCCCACCTCATCGGACGCCCTCGGTACCCTCGCCTTCTTACTGTGCGCCGACTTTCACCGTCCATCACAAGAGGTCTTGGATTTTCTGGAGAAACTGATAAAGGAAGTGTGTCAGCTACAGGTGTCCGAATCAGAGcagcccctgcaggtgctggagtTTGTGCCCATGGAGCTGTTGCTGACGGGAGACCTGATGGACTTCCTCAGCAGGCTCAATAAAGCCATCGCAAAGCAGAGGCTTCacttgctcatccaggccgcaATATGA
- the cmtr2 gene encoding cap-specific mRNA (nucleoside-2'-O-)-methyltransferase 2 isoform X1: MALRAGPMFKSDSAERSRSRKRERDSESENNQGEVSTARNPRFNQSDNSWRKWDYGSYRSSRMDRSPSRKRPHVDHSDSSFSVSNEIKELFNKRFTFKNPSDKPWCLSDVGEVQTGESCHSTELQKLKESLNNVKNELGDKELAKWHQHTAFTNRAGKVMSYVRRFMNAELCTQAWCKFHEILGTFHLLPEELCKNENLNTVHLCEAPGAFIASLNHYLRSHRKPWKWQWFANTLNPYNEGNETGTMIMDDRFIVDTLPCWYFGPDNTGDIMVYKYLEGLIKITQPMKTIHLVTADGSFDCQDNPGEQEALVSPLHYCETITALKLLSPKGSFVLKLFTLFERSSVCLLYLLNCCFKQVHVFKPGTSKSGNSEVYAVCLNYEGKDALGDHFNQLELNFGLDVVQKAWFARAAVPDSFLKQLEECCTFFHKRQTETIRENIRLFENMYEADNRQMEGKRHDAARFYLKKFKLCEVARDDWVVKSHARCSLTNQQPTHKKKHSGSYNERQELAGLVWHKRIRKSWLGPEVEQHCSPAHEVGYALMGRKACGKYCDWSIVKGRQLSRLASSPFCDVELLQNMVEAVLEYRNANSEVASHCTYCTLYSRDLVLRKLSSLVRKQEKKSVHCGEAVDCLVIGRPEIFSCLEQPSGLRLSYHEGVSSPSGQCTVLHDGEVGYQKWLLDVVFHVVKECRDGEALILPILSSFTRFTAGLIFLLHHCFRALDFVCPTSSDALGTLAFLLCADFHRPSQEVLDFLEKLIKEVCQLQVSESEQPLQVLEFVPMELLLTGDLMDFLSRLNKAIAKQRLHLLIQAAI; the protein is encoded by the coding sequence ATCCAGCAGGATGGACAGGTCTCCAAGTCGGAAACGGCCCCATGTGGATCACTCTGACTCGAGCTTTTCTGTTTCAAATGAGATCAAGGAACTTTTCAACAAAAGATTCACCTTCAAAAATCCAAGTGAcaagccttggtgtctgtctgatgTTGGCGAGGTTCAGACGGGTGAGAGCTGCCATTCCACGGAGCTGCAGAAGCTGAAGGAATCGCTTAACAATGTGAAGAATGAGCTGGGCGACAAGGAGCTGGCAAAGTGGCATCAACACACTGCCTTCACCAACCGGGCAGGGAAGGTTATGTCCTACGTCAGGAGGTTCATGAACGCTGAGTTGTGCACACAGGCCTGGTGCAAATTTCACGAGATCCTCGGCACGTTTCACTTGCTCCCAGAGGAGCTGTGTAAGAACGAGAATCTGAACACTGTGCATCTCTGTGAGGCTCCTGGGGCATTCATTGCCAGTCTGAATCACTACCTCAGGTCCCATCGCAAACCATGGAAATGGCAATGGTTCGCCAACACTCTAAACCCCTACAATGAAGGCAATGAGACCGGCACGATGATAATGGACGATCGATTCATTGTAGATACGCTGCCTTGTTGGTATTTTGGCCCTGATAATACAGGAGACATCATGGTCTACAAGTATCTCGAGGGGCTGATAAAAATCACCCAGCCCATGAAGACGATCCACCTGGTGACAGCAGATGGGAGCTTTGACTGTCAGGACAACCCAGGAGAGCAGGAAGCTCTGGTGTCCCCTCTGCATTACTGTGAGACCATCACGGCCTTAAAGCTCCTCAGTCCAAAAGGCTCCTTTGTGTTGAAGTTGTTCACCTTGTTTGAGCGTTCCTCAGTCTGTCTGCTTTACCTGCTTAACTGCTGCTTCAAGCAGGTCCACGTCTTCAAGCCGGGCACCAGCAAGTCGGGAAACTCTGAAGTCTATGCAGTTTGCCTCAACTATGAGGGCAAGGATGCCCTGGGAGATCACTTCAACCAGCTGGAGCTGAACTTTGGACTGGATGTGGTCCAGAAGGCTTGGTTTGCCAGGGCTGCTGTACCGGATTCGTTCTTGAAGCAGTTGGAGGAATGCTGCACTTTCTTCCACAAGCGTCAGACAGAGACCATCCGGGAGAACATCCGGCTATTTGAGAATATGTATGAGGCAGATAACAGGCAAATGGAGGGCAAGCGGCATGATGCTGCTCGATTCTACCTGAAGAAGTTCAAACTGTGCGAAGTGGCCCGTGACGACTGGGTAGTGAAGTCACACGCCAGATGCAGCCTGACTAACCAGCAACCGACTCACAAGAAGAAGCACTCCGGTTCCTATAACGAAAGGCAGGAGCTGGCCGGCCTGGTCTGGCACAAGAGAATACGCAAGAGCTGGCTTGGCCCTGAGGTGGAGCAGCACTGTTCGCCTGCCCATGAGGTTGGCTATGCCCTGATGGGGCGAAAGGCTTGTGGCAAATACTGTGATTGGTCCATCGTGAAAGGCAGGCAACTGAGCAGGCTGGCCTCCTCTCCATTCTGCGATGTGGAGTTGCTGCAGAATATGGTGGAGGCGGTGCTGGAATACAGGAATGCGAATAGTGAGGTTGCGTCCCATTGCACCTACTGCACACTTTATTCTCGAGATCTGGTGCTGCGTAAACTCTCTTCTCTGGTGAGGAAGCAGGAAAAGAAAAGTGTCCATTGTGGGGAAGCGGTGGATTGCCTTGTGATAGGGAGGCCTGAAATCTTCTCTTGCCTGGAGCAGCCCAGCGGTCTCCGGCTGTCGTACCATGAGGGTGTGTCCTCGCCATCCGGTCAGTGCACCGTGCTTCATGATGGAGAAGTCGGGTACCAGAAGTGGCTGCTTGACGTTGTGTTCCATGTTGTGAAGGAGTGTAGAGATGGCGAAGCACTCATTCTCCCCATCCTCTCTTCTTTCACCCGCTTTACCGCTGGCCTGATATTTCTGCTGCATCACTGCTTCCGTGCCCTGGACTTTGTTTGCCCCACCTCATCGGACGCCCTCGGTACCCTCGCCTTCTTACTGTGCGCCGACTTTCACCGTCCATCACAAGAGGTCTTGGATTTTCTGGAGAAACTGATAAAGGAAGTGTGTCAGCTACAGGTGTCCGAATCAGAGcagcccctgcaggtgctggagtTTGTGCCCATGGAGCTGTTGCTGACGGGAGACCTGATGGACTTCCTCAGCAGGCTCAATAAAGCCATCGCAAAGCAGAGGCTTCacttgctcatccaggccgcaATATGA
- the cmtr2 gene encoding cap-specific mRNA (nucleoside-2'-O-)-methyltransferase 2 isoform X3 — translation MDRSPSRKRPHVDHSDSSFSVSNEIKELFNKRFTFKNPSDKPWCLSDVGEVQTGESCHSTELQKLKESLNNVKNELGDKELAKWHQHTAFTNRAGKVMSYVRRFMNAELCTQAWCKFHEILGTFHLLPEELCKNENLNTVHLCEAPGAFIASLNHYLRSHRKPWKWQWFANTLNPYNEGNETGTMIMDDRFIVDTLPCWYFGPDNTGDIMVYKYLEGLIKITQPMKTIHLVTADGSFDCQDNPGEQEALVSPLHYCETITALKLLSPKGSFVLKLFTLFERSSVCLLYLLNCCFKQVHVFKPGTSKSGNSEVYAVCLNYEGKDALGDHFNQLELNFGLDVVQKAWFARAAVPDSFLKQLEECCTFFHKRQTETIRENIRLFENMYEADNRQMEGKRHDAARFYLKKFKLCEVARDDWVVKSHARCSLTNQQPTHKKKHSGSYNERQELAGLVWHKRIRKSWLGPEVEQHCSPAHEVGYALMGRKACGKYCDWSIVKGRQLSRLASSPFCDVELLQNMVEAVLEYRNANSEVASHCTYCTLYSRDLVLRKLSSLVRKQEKKSVHCGEAVDCLVIGRPEIFSCLEQPSGLRLSYHEGVSSPSGQCTVLHDGEVGYQKWLLDVVFHVVKECRDGEALILPILSSFTRFTAGLIFLLHHCFRALDFVCPTSSDALGTLAFLLCADFHRPSQEVLDFLEKLIKEVCQLQVSESEQPLQVLEFVPMELLLTGDLMDFLSRLNKAIAKQRLHLLIQAAI, via the coding sequence ATGGACAGGTCTCCAAGTCGGAAACGGCCCCATGTGGATCACTCTGACTCGAGCTTTTCTGTTTCAAATGAGATCAAGGAACTTTTCAACAAAAGATTCACCTTCAAAAATCCAAGTGAcaagccttggtgtctgtctgatgTTGGCGAGGTTCAGACGGGTGAGAGCTGCCATTCCACGGAGCTGCAGAAGCTGAAGGAATCGCTTAACAATGTGAAGAATGAGCTGGGCGACAAGGAGCTGGCAAAGTGGCATCAACACACTGCCTTCACCAACCGGGCAGGGAAGGTTATGTCCTACGTCAGGAGGTTCATGAACGCTGAGTTGTGCACACAGGCCTGGTGCAAATTTCACGAGATCCTCGGCACGTTTCACTTGCTCCCAGAGGAGCTGTGTAAGAACGAGAATCTGAACACTGTGCATCTCTGTGAGGCTCCTGGGGCATTCATTGCCAGTCTGAATCACTACCTCAGGTCCCATCGCAAACCATGGAAATGGCAATGGTTCGCCAACACTCTAAACCCCTACAATGAAGGCAATGAGACCGGCACGATGATAATGGACGATCGATTCATTGTAGATACGCTGCCTTGTTGGTATTTTGGCCCTGATAATACAGGAGACATCATGGTCTACAAGTATCTCGAGGGGCTGATAAAAATCACCCAGCCCATGAAGACGATCCACCTGGTGACAGCAGATGGGAGCTTTGACTGTCAGGACAACCCAGGAGAGCAGGAAGCTCTGGTGTCCCCTCTGCATTACTGTGAGACCATCACGGCCTTAAAGCTCCTCAGTCCAAAAGGCTCCTTTGTGTTGAAGTTGTTCACCTTGTTTGAGCGTTCCTCAGTCTGTCTGCTTTACCTGCTTAACTGCTGCTTCAAGCAGGTCCACGTCTTCAAGCCGGGCACCAGCAAGTCGGGAAACTCTGAAGTCTATGCAGTTTGCCTCAACTATGAGGGCAAGGATGCCCTGGGAGATCACTTCAACCAGCTGGAGCTGAACTTTGGACTGGATGTGGTCCAGAAGGCTTGGTTTGCCAGGGCTGCTGTACCGGATTCGTTCTTGAAGCAGTTGGAGGAATGCTGCACTTTCTTCCACAAGCGTCAGACAGAGACCATCCGGGAGAACATCCGGCTATTTGAGAATATGTATGAGGCAGATAACAGGCAAATGGAGGGCAAGCGGCATGATGCTGCTCGATTCTACCTGAAGAAGTTCAAACTGTGCGAAGTGGCCCGTGACGACTGGGTAGTGAAGTCACACGCCAGATGCAGCCTGACTAACCAGCAACCGACTCACAAGAAGAAGCACTCCGGTTCCTATAACGAAAGGCAGGAGCTGGCCGGCCTGGTCTGGCACAAGAGAATACGCAAGAGCTGGCTTGGCCCTGAGGTGGAGCAGCACTGTTCGCCTGCCCATGAGGTTGGCTATGCCCTGATGGGGCGAAAGGCTTGTGGCAAATACTGTGATTGGTCCATCGTGAAAGGCAGGCAACTGAGCAGGCTGGCCTCCTCTCCATTCTGCGATGTGGAGTTGCTGCAGAATATGGTGGAGGCGGTGCTGGAATACAGGAATGCGAATAGTGAGGTTGCGTCCCATTGCACCTACTGCACACTTTATTCTCGAGATCTGGTGCTGCGTAAACTCTCTTCTCTGGTGAGGAAGCAGGAAAAGAAAAGTGTCCATTGTGGGGAAGCGGTGGATTGCCTTGTGATAGGGAGGCCTGAAATCTTCTCTTGCCTGGAGCAGCCCAGCGGTCTCCGGCTGTCGTACCATGAGGGTGTGTCCTCGCCATCCGGTCAGTGCACCGTGCTTCATGATGGAGAAGTCGGGTACCAGAAGTGGCTGCTTGACGTTGTGTTCCATGTTGTGAAGGAGTGTAGAGATGGCGAAGCACTCATTCTCCCCATCCTCTCTTCTTTCACCCGCTTTACCGCTGGCCTGATATTTCTGCTGCATCACTGCTTCCGTGCCCTGGACTTTGTTTGCCCCACCTCATCGGACGCCCTCGGTACCCTCGCCTTCTTACTGTGCGCCGACTTTCACCGTCCATCACAAGAGGTCTTGGATTTTCTGGAGAAACTGATAAAGGAAGTGTGTCAGCTACAGGTGTCCGAATCAGAGcagcccctgcaggtgctggagtTTGTGCCCATGGAGCTGTTGCTGACGGGAGACCTGATGGACTTCCTCAGCAGGCTCAATAAAGCCATCGCAAAGCAGAGGCTTCacttgctcatccaggccgcaATATGA